A window of Streptomyces sp. SAI-127 contains these coding sequences:
- the rfbD gene encoding dTDP-4-dehydrorhamnose reductase: MTDNRTWLVTGAGGMLGQDVLARLAQAGERYVALDRAALDLTDADAVSAALDEHRPAVVVNCAAWTAVDDAETREDEALAINGDGPANLAAACARTGAVLLHVSTDYVFAGDAQEPYAEDAPTAPRSAYGRTKLAGEKAVLGIERGYVVRTAWLYGTGGPNFVRTMIKLEGVKDTLDVVDDQRGQPTWSADLAGLLVELGLGALAGTAPAGVYHGTNSGETTWHGFTQEIFRLLGTDPDRVRPTTSDAFVRPAPRPAYSVLGHDRFAEAGIEPLRDWRTALTEAFPEIHRVHLKENTA, encoded by the coding sequence GTGACCGACAACCGCACCTGGCTGGTCACGGGCGCGGGCGGCATGCTGGGCCAGGACGTCCTGGCCCGGCTCGCCCAGGCGGGGGAGCGGTATGTCGCTCTCGACCGCGCGGCGCTGGACCTCACCGACGCCGACGCCGTGAGCGCGGCGCTGGACGAGCACCGGCCCGCCGTGGTCGTCAACTGCGCCGCCTGGACGGCCGTCGACGACGCAGAGACCCGTGAGGACGAGGCGCTCGCGATCAACGGCGACGGGCCGGCCAACCTGGCCGCCGCCTGCGCCCGCACCGGGGCCGTTCTGCTGCACGTCTCCACGGACTACGTCTTCGCCGGGGACGCCCAGGAGCCGTACGCGGAGGACGCCCCCACCGCGCCCCGCAGCGCCTACGGCCGCACCAAGCTGGCCGGCGAGAAGGCCGTGCTCGGGATCGAGCGCGGGTACGTCGTCCGTACCGCCTGGCTCTACGGCACCGGCGGCCCCAACTTCGTCCGTACGATGATCAAGCTGGAGGGCGTCAAGGACACCCTCGACGTCGTCGACGACCAGCGCGGCCAGCCCACCTGGAGCGCCGATCTGGCGGGCCTGCTGGTCGAGCTGGGCCTCGGAGCCCTGGCCGGCACCGCCCCGGCCGGCGTCTACCACGGCACCAACTCCGGCGAGACCACCTGGCACGGCTTCACCCAGGAGATCTTCCGCCTGCTCGGCACCGACCCGGACCGGGTCCGCCCCACCACCAGCGACGCGTTCGTACGCCCCGCCCCCCGTCCCGCCTACAGCGTCCTCGGTCACGACCGGTTCGCCGAGGCCGGCATCGAGCCGCTGCGCGACTGGCGCACGGCTCTCACCGAGGCCTTCCCGGAGATCCACCGGGTCCATCTGAAGGAGAACACGGCGTGA
- the rfbB gene encoding dTDP-glucose 4,6-dehydratase, translated as MTTRILVTGGAGFIGSHYVRTVLGPEGPGDIAVTVLDKLTYAGNPANLDEVREHPGFAFVQGDICDPELVGKLMAEHDQVVHFAAESHVDRSIDGGAEFVRTNVVGTHTLIDAAHRAGIKTFVHISTDEVYGSIDEGSWPETHPLEPNSPYSSAKASSDLIALSYHRTHGLDVRVTRCSNNYGHHHFPEKVIPLFVTNLLDGKKVPLYGDGGNVRDWLHIDDHVQGIELVRTKGRAGEVYNIGGGTELSNKELTGLLLKACGADWETSVEYVEDRKGHDRRYSVDCTKIREELGYEPRKSFEQGLAETVQWYRDNRAWWEPLKERAAL; from the coding sequence ATGACCACTCGGATTCTGGTGACCGGCGGTGCCGGCTTCATCGGCTCGCACTACGTCCGTACCGTGCTCGGCCCCGAGGGCCCCGGTGACATCGCCGTCACCGTCCTCGACAAGCTGACCTACGCGGGCAACCCGGCCAACCTCGACGAGGTGCGCGAGCACCCGGGCTTCGCCTTCGTGCAGGGCGACATCTGCGACCCCGAGCTGGTCGGCAAGCTGATGGCCGAGCACGACCAGGTCGTCCACTTCGCCGCCGAGTCGCACGTCGACCGTTCCATCGACGGCGGCGCGGAGTTCGTGCGCACCAACGTGGTCGGCACCCACACCCTCATCGACGCGGCCCACCGCGCGGGCATCAAGACCTTCGTGCACATCTCCACCGACGAGGTCTACGGCTCGATCGACGAGGGTTCCTGGCCCGAGACGCACCCGCTGGAGCCCAACTCGCCGTACTCCTCGGCGAAGGCGTCCAGCGACCTGATCGCGCTGTCGTACCACCGCACCCACGGCCTGGACGTGCGGGTGACCCGCTGCTCCAACAACTACGGGCACCACCACTTCCCCGAGAAGGTCATCCCGCTCTTCGTGACCAACCTTCTCGACGGCAAGAAGGTCCCGCTGTACGGCGACGGCGGCAACGTCCGCGACTGGCTGCACATCGACGACCACGTCCAGGGCATCGAGCTCGTGCGCACCAAGGGCCGCGCCGGCGAGGTCTACAACATCGGCGGCGGCACCGAGCTCTCCAACAAGGAGCTCACCGGTCTGCTGCTGAAGGCGTGCGGCGCCGACTGGGAGACCAGCGTCGAGTACGTCGAGGACCGCAAGGGCCACGACCGCCGCTACTCCGTCGACTGCACGAAGATCCGCGAGGAGCTCGGCTACGAGCCCCGCAAGAGCTTCGAGCAGGGCCTCGCCGAGACCGTGCAGTGGTACCGCGACAACCGCGCCTGGTGGGAGCCGCTGAAGGAGCGGGCCGCGCTGTGA
- a CDS encoding Rne/Rng family ribonuclease, with the protein MLEPTEPIEGSEQNTPSDTLPPRRRRRAASRPAGPPVAAAPGGEEVVAPAIPAAEAEDLVTDEEEKLDESVEITENVETTEAAAPAGRPRRRATRRASAPAGAPEAAEAAETVVPVVAEAPAEPAAAESAPAVEAEDTAPPAGRTRRRATRRVSTPADAPVAAEAEAPVTAETPAEAETADEAPTAETTAPAGRTRRRASRRAAAPAGAPEAAETVESPAAAEVAETVEPVAAEAPAETADAEDATPRRSRRRATRRVSAPAGAPEGEAAEATPSEPVAEAPAVQEPATEAPAPVAETSAEDAAPRRARRRSVRQAATGFAEPARRARVAEDEDEDESVRRPARPAVAVFQAPVFTEPQFQTAQRAAAEAAAEAETGQGEEPVESAEPVEEIAEEQSGPRRRRRRRGAGDEPEARETAAETVVEEEETDEAADEDSAESDDAEETGSRRRRRRGGRRRRRGESAEASGDEDSEDSEEPAAGQSAQDDDGAEQDDEDDEDARSDESGGSSSSRRRRRRRRRAGDSSADTEPDDGDPERTVVKVREPRPARERVSEPSDEVQSIKGSTRLEAKKQRRREGREQGRRRVPIITEAEFLARREAVERVMVVRQSGERTQIGVLEDGVLVEHYVNKEQATSYVGNVYLGKVQNVLPSMEAAFIDIGKGRNAVLYAGEVNFEALGMANGPRRIESALKSGQSVLVQVTKDPIGHKGARLTSQVSLPGRYLVYVPEGSMTGISRKLPDTERARLKTILKKIVPEDAGVIVRTAAEGASEDELRRDVERLQAQWEDIQKKAKSGNAPTLLYGEPDMTVRVVRDIFNEDFTKVVVSGDEGWETIHGYVSHVAPDLADRLSKWTSEVDVFATYRIDEQLAKALDRKVWLPSGGSLVIDRTEAMVVVDVNTGKFTGQGGNLEETVTRNNLEAAEEIVRQLRLRDLGGIIVIDFIDMVLESNRDLVLRRLLECLGRDRTKHQVAEVTSLGLVQMTRKRVGQGLLESFSETCVHCNGRGVIVHMETPTSAGGGGKRKKRGRGGDGHEHVHEAVAAVEAPEAPEEVETEAELAAEVAEPIALTPAEFAPDEELYSSVAEAEAAATRGRGRRRASRRASAPAGAPRGGGSRRSGGAEVPADQESPVPEDVEVPTAQAVPAEVEAERPVQPETAAEAQAEPVAAEDPVVEAVSASEPAADEAAPKGRTRRRATRRASAPAGSPTGAEAAVVTVAETAPVAEPQAEPAPAVSAEPEAVAESAAPARPRRRAVRKATAPTASEEAAVVVVPSAEAPAEAEAPVEAEAPVDEAAPAKKTARKTAKKATAKKAATKKATTAKKTAAKKTVAKKTTAKKAASKKTVAAEQQSPRSVSTQADEA; encoded by the coding sequence ATGCTCGAACCGACCGAACCCATCGAGGGTTCCGAACAGAACACTCCCAGCGACACCCTGCCGCCGCGTCGTCGGCGCCGTGCCGCGTCCAGGCCGGCGGGACCGCCGGTCGCCGCCGCCCCGGGCGGCGAGGAGGTCGTCGCTCCGGCCATACCGGCCGCGGAGGCGGAGGACCTCGTCACGGACGAGGAGGAGAAGCTCGACGAGAGCGTCGAGATCACCGAGAACGTCGAGACCACCGAGGCGGCTGCGCCTGCCGGGCGTCCGCGTCGGCGTGCGACGCGCCGGGCCTCCGCGCCTGCCGGGGCACCCGAGGCGGCCGAGGCCGCCGAGACCGTGGTGCCGGTGGTCGCCGAGGCACCCGCCGAGCCCGCGGCCGCGGAGAGCGCGCCTGCCGTCGAGGCCGAGGACACGGCTCCGCCCGCCGGACGTACACGTCGGCGCGCGACACGTCGGGTGTCCACCCCCGCTGATGCGCCCGTGGCCGCCGAGGCCGAGGCTCCGGTGACCGCCGAGACGCCTGCCGAGGCCGAGACCGCCGATGAGGCGCCCACCGCCGAGACCACCGCGCCCGCCGGGCGTACGCGTCGCCGGGCCTCCCGGCGTGCCGCCGCGCCCGCCGGTGCTCCGGAGGCCGCGGAGACCGTCGAGTCGCCTGCCGCCGCGGAGGTCGCCGAAACCGTCGAGCCGGTGGCCGCGGAAGCGCCCGCCGAGACCGCCGATGCCGAGGACGCCACCCCGCGTCGTTCCCGCCGCCGTGCCACGCGCCGCGTTTCCGCGCCTGCCGGTGCCCCCGAGGGTGAGGCCGCCGAGGCCACGCCGTCCGAGCCGGTTGCCGAGGCCCCCGCCGTGCAGGAACCCGCCACCGAAGCCCCCGCACCCGTCGCCGAGACCTCCGCCGAGGACGCCGCGCCGCGCCGTGCCCGTCGTCGGTCCGTTCGTCAGGCCGCCACCGGGTTCGCCGAGCCCGCGCGGCGCGCTCGCGTTGCCGAGGACGAGGACGAGGACGAGTCGGTGCGCCGGCCGGCGCGCCCCGCGGTCGCCGTGTTCCAGGCGCCCGTCTTCACCGAACCGCAGTTCCAGACCGCGCAGCGGGCCGCCGCAGAGGCCGCCGCCGAGGCGGAGACCGGGCAGGGCGAAGAACCGGTCGAGTCCGCCGAGCCGGTCGAGGAGATCGCCGAGGAGCAGAGCGGGCCGCGGCGCCGCCGCCGTCGTCGGGGTGCCGGTGACGAGCCCGAGGCGCGGGAGACCGCCGCCGAGACCGTCGTGGAGGAAGAAGAGACGGACGAGGCCGCCGACGAGGACTCCGCGGAGTCGGATGACGCCGAGGAGACCGGGTCGCGGCGTCGCCGTCGCCGCGGTGGCCGTCGCAGGCGCCGGGGCGAGTCGGCCGAGGCGTCCGGTGACGAGGACTCGGAGGACTCCGAGGAGCCCGCCGCCGGGCAGTCCGCCCAGGACGACGATGGTGCCGAGCAGGACGACGAGGACGACGAGGACGCCCGTTCGGACGAGTCCGGCGGCTCCAGCTCCAGCCGTCGTCGCCGTCGGCGCAGGCGTCGGGCCGGGGACTCCTCCGCGGACACCGAGCCCGATGACGGCGACCCCGAGCGGACCGTCGTCAAGGTGCGCGAGCCCCGTCCCGCGCGGGAAAGGGTTTCGGAGCCGTCCGACGAGGTGCAGTCCATCAAGGGCTCGACCCGTCTGGAGGCCAAGAAGCAGCGCCGCCGCGAGGGCCGTGAGCAGGGCCGCCGTCGGGTCCCGATCATCACCGAGGCCGAGTTCCTGGCCCGCCGCGAGGCCGTCGAGCGGGTGATGGTCGTCCGGCAGAGCGGTGAGCGCACGCAGATCGGCGTGCTCGAGGACGGTGTGCTCGTCGAGCACTACGTCAACAAGGAGCAGGCCACCTCGTACGTCGGCAACGTCTACCTGGGCAAGGTCCAGAACGTGCTGCCGTCGATGGAGGCCGCCTTCATCGACATCGGCAAGGGCCGCAACGCGGTGCTCTACGCCGGTGAGGTCAACTTCGAGGCGCTCGGCATGGCCAACGGGCCGCGCCGCATCGAGAGCGCGCTGAAGTCCGGTCAGTCGGTGCTGGTCCAGGTGACCAAGGACCCGATCGGCCACAAGGGCGCGCGGCTCACCAGCCAGGTCTCCCTCCCCGGGCGCTACCTCGTGTACGTCCCCGAGGGCTCGATGACCGGCATCAGCCGCAAGCTGCCCGACACCGAGCGCGCGCGTCTGAAGACCATCCTCAAGAAGATCGTCCCCGAGGACGCGGGCGTCATCGTGCGCACCGCCGCCGAGGGCGCGAGCGAGGACGAGCTGCGCCGCGATGTCGAGCGGCTGCAGGCGCAGTGGGAGGACATCCAGAAGAAGGCGAAGAGCGGCAACGCCCCGACGCTGCTCTACGGCGAGCCGGACATGACCGTCCGGGTCGTCCGCGACATCTTCAACGAGGACTTCACCAAGGTCGTCGTCAGCGGTGACGAGGGATGGGAGACCATCCACGGATACGTCTCGCACGTCGCGCCCGACCTGGCCGACCGGCTGTCGAAGTGGACCTCCGAGGTCGACGTCTTCGCCACGTACCGGATCGACGAGCAGCTCGCCAAGGCGCTGGACCGCAAGGTCTGGCTGCCCAGTGGCGGTTCGCTGGTGATCGACCGGACCGAGGCGATGGTCGTCGTCGATGTCAACACCGGCAAGTTCACCGGGCAGGGGGGCAACCTCGAGGAGACGGTCACCAGGAACAACCTGGAGGCGGCCGAGGAGATCGTGCGCCAGCTCAGGCTGCGCGACCTCGGCGGCATCATCGTCATCGACTTCATCGACATGGTCCTGGAGTCCAACCGGGATCTGGTGCTGCGGCGCCTGCTCGAGTGCCTGGGCCGGGACCGGACCAAGCACCAGGTCGCCGAGGTCACCTCGCTGGGCCTGGTCCAGATGACCCGCAAGCGGGTCGGCCAGGGCCTGCTGGAGTCCTTCTCCGAGACCTGCGTCCACTGCAACGGCCGCGGTGTCATCGTGCACATGGAGACGCCGACCTCCGCCGGTGGCGGCGGCAAGCGCAAGAAGCGCGGGCGCGGTGGTGACGGACACGAGCACGTCCACGAGGCCGTGGCCGCGGTAGAGGCTCCCGAGGCGCCCGAAGAGGTCGAGACCGAGGCCGAGCTCGCCGCCGAGGTGGCCGAGCCCATCGCGCTCACGCCGGCTGAGTTCGCCCCGGACGAGGAGCTGTACAGCAGCGTCGCCGAGGCGGAGGCCGCGGCCACGCGCGGGCGTGGCCGTCGCAGGGCGAGCCGCCGGGCGTCCGCTCCGGCCGGTGCCCCGAGGGGCGGCGGGTCGAGGAGGTCGGGCGGTGCCGAGGTGCCGGCCGACCAGGAGAGCCCGGTCCCCGAGGACGTCGAGGTGCCGACCGCTCAGGCCGTGCCGGCCGAGGTGGAGGCCGAGCGTCCCGTGCAGCCGGAGACGGCCGCCGAGGCACAGGCCGAGCCGGTCGCCGCGGAGGACCCCGTCGTGGAGGCCGTGTCCGCGAGCGAGCCCGCCGCCGACGAGGCCGCTCCCAAGGGCCGTACGCGCCGCCGGGCCACCCGGAGGGCATCGGCCCCGGCCGGTTCCCCGACGGGTGCCGAGGCCGCCGTGGTGACGGTCGCCGAGACCGCGCCGGTGGCCGAGCCGCAGGCCGAGCCGGCCCCGGCCGTGTCGGCCGAGCCCGAGGCGGTCGCCGAGAGCGCCGCCCCGGCCCGTCCGCGCCGTCGTGCCGTCCGCAAGGCCACCGCGCCCACCGCGTCCGAGGAGGCGGCCGTCGTGGTCGTGCCCTCGGCGGAGGCCCCGGCCGAGGCGGAGGCGCCCGTCGAGGCGGAAGCACCCGTCGACGAGGCGGCCCCGGCCAAGAAGACGGCCCGTAAGACGGCCAAGAAGGCCACGGCGAAGAAGGCCGCGACCAAGAAGGCCACCACCGCCAAGAAGACGGCCGCGAAGAAGACCGTGGCCAAGAAGACGACCGCGAAGAAGGCGGCGTCGAAGAAGACGGTGGCGGCCGAGCAGCAGTCGCCGCGGTCCGTCTCCACCCAGGCCGACGAGGCCTGA
- a CDS encoding glucose-1-phosphate thymidylyltransferase — protein sequence MKALVLSGGAGTRLRPITHTSAKQLVPVANKPVLFYGLEAIAEAGISEVGIVVGDTADEIREAVGDGSQFGIKVTYIPQEAPLGLAHAVLIAQEFLGDEDFVMYLGDNFIVGGITGLVDEFRAERPEAQILLTRVPNPTSFGVAELDGDGRVVGLEEKPKQPKSDLALVGVYLFTPAIHEAVRSIEPSWRGELEITHAIQWLIDQKRDVRSTTISGYWKDTGNVTDMLEVNRSVLETVDPVNEGSVDESSEIIGRVRIEAGASIRGSRIVGPAIIGAGTVVNDAYIGPFTSVSEDCRIEDSEIEYSIVLRGSSVTGVRRVEASLIGRDVEVTPAPRNPKAHRLVLGDHSKVQISS from the coding sequence GTGAAGGCTCTCGTGCTCTCCGGGGGAGCGGGCACCCGCCTCCGCCCGATCACCCACACGTCCGCCAAGCAGTTGGTGCCGGTCGCCAACAAGCCCGTGCTGTTCTACGGCCTGGAGGCGATCGCCGAGGCCGGGATCAGCGAGGTCGGCATCGTCGTCGGCGACACCGCGGACGAGATCCGTGAGGCGGTCGGTGACGGCTCCCAGTTCGGGATCAAGGTCACCTACATCCCGCAGGAAGCGCCGCTGGGCCTCGCCCACGCCGTCCTCATCGCGCAGGAGTTCCTCGGTGACGAGGACTTCGTCATGTACCTCGGCGACAACTTCATCGTCGGCGGCATCACCGGTCTGGTGGACGAGTTCCGCGCCGAGCGGCCCGAGGCGCAGATCCTGCTGACCCGGGTCCCCAACCCCACGTCCTTCGGTGTCGCCGAACTCGACGGCGACGGCCGGGTGGTGGGCCTGGAGGAGAAGCCGAAGCAGCCCAAGAGCGATCTGGCGCTCGTCGGCGTCTACCTCTTCACCCCGGCCATTCACGAGGCCGTCCGCTCCATCGAGCCGTCCTGGCGCGGCGAGCTGGAGATCACCCATGCGATCCAGTGGCTGATCGACCAGAAGCGTGACGTGCGTTCCACGACCATCTCCGGGTACTGGAAGGACACCGGCAACGTCACCGACATGCTGGAGGTCAACCGGTCGGTCCTGGAGACCGTCGACCCGGTGAACGAGGGCTCGGTCGACGAGAGCAGCGAGATCATCGGCCGGGTCCGGATCGAGGCGGGGGCCAGCATCCGTGGCAGCCGTATCGTCGGTCCTGCCATCATCGGTGCCGGCACGGTGGTCAACGACGCCTACATCGGTCCGTTCACGTCCGTCTCCGAGGACTGCCGGATCGAGGACAGCGAAATCGAGTACTCCATCGTGCTGCGCGGCTCGTCCGTGACCGGCGTGCGCCGTGTGGAGGCCTCGCTCATCGGACGTGACGTCGAGGTCACGCCCGCGCCCCGTAACCCCAAGGCACACCGGCTCGTGCTCGGTGATCACAGCAAGGTGCAGATCTCTTCATGA